The proteins below are encoded in one region of Coffea arabica cultivar ET-39 chromosome 4c, Coffea Arabica ET-39 HiFi, whole genome shotgun sequence:
- the LOC113738600 gene encoding purple acid phosphatase 17 codes for MASFRNKSMVLCLWLATSFGLVYESVLAELQRFEHPTKGDGTLSFLVVGDWGRQGDYNQSAVARQMGIVGEKLDVDFLVSTGDNFYDDGLTGEHDPAFVDSFVNIYKARSLQKQWYSVLGNHDYRGDVEAQLSPSLRKIDSRWICLRSFIVNAEIAELFFVDTTPFVKEYFFEPKNHEYDWRGVTPPKTYTRNVLKDLQSALRESTAKWKIVVGHHAIRSVGHHGDTKELVERLLPILRANNVDFYVNGHDHCLEHISDDKSPIQFLTSGAGSKAWRGDLKEMKGDGLKYFYDGQGFMSVKLTQTHLEIAFYDVLGTVVHKWTMSKQLHSSI; via the exons ATGGCTAGTTTTCGCAACAAATCTATGGTTCTGTGCCTCTGGTTAGCCACCAGTTTTGGCCTTGTCTATGAATCCGTATTAGCTGAGCTTCAAAGATTTGAACATCCCACCAAAGGTGACGGGACCCTTAGCTTCCTGGTAGTTGGAGATTGGGGAAGACAAGGAGATTATAACCAATCTGCAGTCGCCCGTCAG ATGGGAATAGTTGGAGAGAAACTAGATGTAGATTTCTTAGTTTCAACAGGAGACAATTTCTACGATGATGGATTAACAGGGGAGCATGACCCTGCCTTTGTAGATTCATTTGTAAATATTTACAAGGCAAGGAGCCTTCAAAAGCAGTGGTATAGTG TTTTAGGCAACCATGATTACAGGGGCGATGTGGAGGCCCAATTGAGCCCTTCCCTTAGGAAGATTGACAGCAGATGGATTTGTTTAAGGTCATTTATAGTAAATGCAG AAATTGCTGAATTATTTTTCGTAGACACCACTCCTTTTGTAAAGGAGTACTTTTTTGAGCCAAAGAACCATGAATATGACTGGAGAGGTGTAACCCCTCCCAAGACTTACACAAGAAATGTACTGAAA GACCTTCAATCAGCATTAAGAGAATCAACGGCAAAATGGAAAATTGTGGTGGGACATCATGCCATTAGGAGTGTTGGCCATCATGGGGACACCAAGGAACTTGTTGAGAGGCTTCTTCCAATTCTTCGG GCCAATAATGTGGACTTTTATGTGAATGGACATGACCATTGCCTAGAACACATCAGCGATGACAAAAG TCCAATTCAGTTTCTAACCAGTGGAGCTGGATCAAAGGCCTGGAGGGGTGATCTCAAGGAAATGAAGGGAGATGGCCTAAAATATTTCTATGATGGGCAAGGCTTTATGTCCGTTAAGTTGACACAGACTCATTTAGAGATAGCTTTCTATGATGTTTTAGGAACAGTTGTACATAAATGGACAATGTCCAAGCAGCTTCATTCATCTATATAA